The Coffea arabica cultivar ET-39 chromosome 2c, Coffea Arabica ET-39 HiFi, whole genome shotgun sequence genome includes the window TCTCTTAAACGTGCAGACCCTGGCATTCCACCCTAAACAGTAATCCACAACCAGTCTCTCACAATTCACGAATCTATAATTGCTAGCTTCAACGCTAAAAGAAACGGGAAAAAAGTTCAGTGGTCAAAGCGGTACTTGGTCAAAACGTGATGAAATATTGGCGTAGCTAACCACACAAAAAGCAGCTGAATACTGAATTATGGAGCAGAAAGAAAAACCAACCGGAAGGGCAATTAGATCAAAGATTTGATCGGAACAAGCAGAGACAAATGCATCAGCAACCAGCCTAGTGCCTCCAGAAAATTCCACCTCTAGTCGTTGCTCCACAGAAGCCAGAGTCACCTCCGCGCCCGCCCGCCGCAGAACATCAACTAATATCACAGCCTCCATTTCTTCTGAGCCAAACCCAATTGGCACCAAAACCTATCAGCCGTACAAGAAGAGGAGCAAAAGCTTAAAATGAGTTCCCCAATAATCGCACCAATTCCAACGTTAACTAAACACGGCACGAAGAACCCAGCCCCAAAAGAGTAAATAAATAATCAATAAATTccaaaattaagagaaaaaaaaaagagaataaaccTTCTTGGTCTTAGGAGGGTTTTCATTTGCTGCAGGAGAAGGGGTGGGTATGGAAGCCGTTGGGCTTGGAAAAGGGGTTTTAGGAGGTTTTGAAATGCTTGGGGTTTTACGCTGTTCGGAGACTGCAGCAGCAAACACACGAAAGCCTAAGGCCCGGAATGATCTTGTGGAGAGGGACGCCAAACAATGGTGGTCGGACTTGGGAAGAGTTGTAGGGATGAAATACAGAGGAGTTATTGAAGTCctcatttttttcccctttttaatTCTCCAAATTTTAAGTTAGCTGAGAATCAAAGGAATTATTTGCTGTTGCTGGGGGGAATGCTGGAGTTCGTCTTCCCCGATGGAATCTGTGTAATAATCCGGACACTTGAATCCGGGATGCCTCAATCGCTAGGCAAGCTAAAGAGTTTCAGGGTCCTTTCTTATCCTCTGCAAGTTTATTTGGCCAACGAGTTGACTAGGCAGTAGTGAGTAAACTGTTCATTTCTCATACTTATTTTGTGACTTCTTTTCTTCCTTATCGTAATTTTGGCCCCTGTTGTCCCTTCAATTGCAAtacagcatcatcaaatcaaacTTCTAACTATTACAAGTTTCCGAGTCAGTTTCCCAATTTGATTTACTAGCACAAGTGACCGATTTTTCTACAATGCAAAAAAGTTCTATTTCTATGAGTGATTGGGAgtgaaatttgttatttaaAGCATCCTTCAAACCATAGCTTGGTCATttatgagtgtgtttggattgctaaattattttaaataatattttacttgtattataaatatatttttcaattcacatctttatatttttaattaaccttttaattcatatatatcacatcacaaaaagttttaaattaattattctacataatattttaaataatattcaatccaaacacTTTTCACATTCTCATTTAAAAATGTAGTCAAATAAAAGGTCTTTGTTTCCATAACGAGACACGTTCCATTCTATTTTACTATTTGATTTTTtccaatattttcttttttctcacaAAAAAAATACACTGCTTGAAAGTTAAAATAGTACAAGATCATAATGTTTTGATAATAATGTATTTTGGCAATCAAGAATTcattatactatataagattgagtttttgtcaaaaaataagttgaatttcaaccgcatagATGGagatttttttgaaaatgtgaaatattgtgtattaatttaaaatttttaagtacAATTTAACGAGGCATGTATTTGGATATGTTTACTGAAATGACCtcattttaatatatttaaagTTGTCATTGCTGAGTCATCTGAATATTGATGGAACGTGTAATGAGTGTGCAACCGTTTTTGCATTTTGTACAACCCATATATGCTTGTGTGTTAGTGTAATTACCAGAATATCTCTTAACTACCAATAATTCCCCATTTTAATACATTTAAGGTTGTCATTGATGAGTCATGTGGGTATTGATAAAATGTGTAATTAGTGTGCACCTGTTTTTGCATGTTATATAACCCatatatgtttatatatttatgTAATTACTGGAATATCTGTTAATTATCAATTATTCCTCTTTTCAGCCGCGGGTAACCATTTGAGATGTTGTTTTGTCTAAAACGTTTCAATGGTTGCCGAACTGTTATGAATGTTAATGGTTTGGTCGGCACCTATTTCTCTATCATTTATAATCTGTATTTATGAGTCACAAACGTTGATTAGTTTATCCCTTTTCAACTTCGGGAATTAAGTTTTCCCTTTTTGCCTTTGTCTACGACAATCTGGCTCATCATTTTCTCTTCCATCCGAGTTTAACTCTGAAATTATCTATTATTTCATAATTAATTACACCCCAATTTAATTGCTGAACCGTTTGTATGTTTATGCCCAGACGGTTGATTATCAGTTTCTCCCTGTTAGCATTTTGGAATTGGGATAATTCTTCCTGTTTTCATACTAATCAACTCATAATGCTCTTCAGTCGCAGCTACTCCTGATGGTTCAACTTGAGGTCCACCCCCTCCCCAATTTTTCAATTTCTCCCTTAATTTTGTCGGTATATTTTTAGTACCTGCAATTAGCAATTTTATTGCATTGCTAACTGCAagatatcattttttttttatagattcgGTTGCCCTCTATGATTTGACTTGGTTGGTTATAATCTTATAGATTTGGAACAACAGCAAAAAAGAGCTTTCAGTGGAGATTCTGGAATAAGGTTAACTTTCTGTGTTGCTCTACCTTTCTGTATTATCACCGACCTTCAATTTGATACCGTTTTATTGTAACGCTATGTGAATTGATTGGTTATATCGTTTATCATTGATTTGAGTGTGATGTGTTCACTTTACTTACTGCTAAATGTGTTCTTTATTTTATATTGTATGAGAACAAATTTTTATGCTGTATTCCATGCCCGAAATTGCTATAAAGTTAATAACAACTTAATCTATAATGAGAAGAAGCAATATGAGACTTGCATTCACTAATCTGTCAAATGCAAGTTCGTCAAAGGTACCGGTTAAACATAGGATCACATCAAAATGGATTAGTAGTGCTACAAGTGTACACAATAGCGGAGCACTTGAGAGATCTCTAGGAACTCAACTCTCGAAGAGCTTGTTGTCATATCAAAAGTACACAACCAACTATGCAACCACATCAACATCCTAGAGTTCTGGCAGTGCAATAAACGTAACTGAAGTAGCAAAAAAATCCGATTTTATCTCTCAAGGAACGGCAATAGATGTCGCAATGACAGAAATGGAGACAAGGAAAAGAGTCGGCCCAACCAATTTGGACACCTCATCTTCTACAAAGTACAGTGAAGGAACCAGTGGTGCAATACCTACACAACAAAATGACGGAACCACCAAAAAGCAACACAGCTGAGTACTTAAGGCTGCCTATTAAAGTATCTAGATTAGTCTACTACTATTACTATCACTAAATAAGGGACTGCATGGTGCCAAGATTATAGCTAttactttctttgttttcaacaaTTTTTGCTTTATGGACTATTACTATTGTTTTCGTTCGATTACTTTATGgactaattttttttgtaatagtAATTGCTTCTCATTATTTGATGGCTATTTCTTTTCATAATGTACTattgtttgttaaaaaaaaaaacctccttTCCCACAAGCACCAAACACCCGCGCGATGCACGGGCATTTCTGCTAATTTATTCTTATTATGTCCACATATTGCAATATCAGCAGATCATGACCATTTGAATAATCAATATATAAAACAAAGGCTCAGACCTAAAGCCATCTAACTTATATCTTACAGCTCTAAATAATGAAAGATCACTACTTGACATACATTGTGCAACAACATTAGTACTATTATCTTTCATAAGCACATTATGCACTAACAAATAGTAAATACAAACACGCACACGTGAACGCACGtgcacatatatgtatatatgcatGTACATATTAAAAAAAGATAATGTTATTGGACAAAGTAATTGTAAAATTAAGTTAATATAGTCACTATAAAATTGAATGTGACAATAGGATGAGGGGAGGAACATAATTACccttttataaaagaaaataataaaataaggaaGCGAGTGCAATGATTGACACCTATTCCATATAATTTAAAGTTGTTGAAATCCTAGCAAGTAGGTAACAATTGCTCGATTTCAAGGTTCATTTTGAAGAAGATTTTAGTAAATTATTTaggatttttttaatttctgaaaattgtgtatttaatttgatagtttttttttaaaaaaattgttttgtattattgtttgatcatATTTTTACATAAACAGAAGTTAggtaaataataaaacaattcTTTTACATATAATCTTCAATTGAAACGCAAACATTAACATTTGTAGgcgaagaaaaaagaaaactttacCTATTTAAACCCTTTTGAAATTGGAAGCAATTCAAAAGcaaacaaaaacataaaaacaaaaagacaaGGAGGGGAATTGAAAGGTAGAGCtgcaaattttattttatttaaaaaaaaagggggcaaATCTTTGAATAATGCACTATATCTCAAGAGTGATGCTACCACGGCGGAGAGAAATCCTTGGAAGAGTGGATATGTATTGATGACATTGTGGACAATCCTTGCAAGCAATAATAGAACAACCCCAACCGCAATATAACAAGTGGAAACTCCAACCCGGGACAAAGCCCCACCGCCACCGCCACCGCCACCGCGTCAGTAAAAGCACGAGAGTAAAAAATGGCTGGAATCTTAGCCAGACGAATTAGTACTGGTAGATTTAGTTCGTTATTGGGGGTGCGATGCAGTCCAGTTCAGCGGCAGTTAAACAACCCGGGCACCTACATTTTCCCCCGGAGCTTCTGCTGCTTAGGGGTCTTACCCGACACCATTAATCGGAGCTCCGAATCATTCCTCAAGAACTCCCAGGTCATGGAAGGCATTATATCCCAACTTCACTCCAATATTCAGAGGGTCCGAGCTAACAACTTTGTTTCTGTTGGGTTGATTTGTCGATTGAACAATATTGTCCTTGGGTTTCACTCAATACTTGCTTGTCATGATTGATTACAGGTTATGGAGGGAGGAGGAGCGGAAGCCGTGAAGAGGAACCAGAGTAGAAATAAGCTTCTTCCTAGAGACAGAATTGATCGCCTCATCGATCCTGGTTCTTCGTTTCTTGAGCTTTCTCAGGTACAAAAAGCCAATTTGTTACAAACTAGAGCGAATGCTGTGTTCTCGATCTTGTGAGAAATACCGGTAATTATACTGCTAAATTAGCTCGAGTAGTTCAGAGTTTACCAATTGGAGGTTGTATTTGATGATGCTCTGTCACACAAGTTGAATTAGCGTTGATCTTATGTTACTATTAAAAACAAGAATGTAGGAGCTGAGAATAAGTTCTATATTTTCATTGGATAGTTGCAAAGTCTGAGATGTCCTTATTTTTCTTGCTGGCCTTAAATTGTTTCCTTAGCATGTAATGCTTTGTTTCCTATGCCCTGCAAAATATTCGAAATGCTGAAAGTTGCAATCTAGAGATTTGTTTCCATTTCTCGCTCTTGGGAGgttcatttgaaaaataaattgcaAGTTATAGTTTCTCTCACATATTTTCTTACCTTTCATCCTGGATGTCATGTTCAATAATTTCAGCTTGCTGGCCATGAATTGTATGATGAGCCATTACCTTCTGGTGGGATAATTACCGGAATTGGTGCAGTACATGGTAAACTATGCTTGTTTGTGGCAAATGACCCCACTGTGAAGGGTGGAACTTATTATCCCATCACAGTCAAGAAACATCTCAGGGCACAAGAAATTGCCTCACAATGTAAACTACCATGCATATATCTTGTTGATAGTGGAGGTGCTTTCCTTCCGAAGCAGGCTGAGGTTTTTCCTGACAAGGAAAACTTTGGTAGGATATTCTACAATCAAGCTTTGATGTCTGCAGAAGGTATTCCCCAGATCGCTTTGGTGTTGGGTTCTTGCACTGCCGGTGGGGCCTATATTCCTGCAATGGCAGATGAAAGTGTAATGGTTAAAGGAAATGGTACCATATTTCTGGCTGGACCACCTCTTGTAAAGGTTAGTAAGACTACTTTGTTGGGTAATGCCTCTTGGTCTTTGATGATTAATTTGGCTAAGCAGTGGTAATGAAGATTGAGGAGCTTGACTGAAAATTTTTATGCCGTTTTATGTAGATTTATATGAGTTAGCATCTTATCCATGCACTATGTATGTCTCTATTAGCACAAAGACAGATTGATTAgtattatttctaaaatagaaattttTATAGGCTGCCACTGGAGAGGAAGTGTCGGCGGAGGACCTGGGAGGTGCTACTGTACACTGTAAGACATCTGGCGTTTCAGACTACTTTGCCCAAGGTGAATAATCACTGCTTCTGGtctctttcttgtttttgttttttagaaAAGTAATTTGGCCATTAAATAATTACAGGATTCCTCTATGCTCCAAAAAAATGTGTCCAGTCTTGTTGTTTCCTATTATACATGATGTCATATGAATTCTGCATCTATTTTGCAGACGAACTGCATGCTCTTGCTATAGGAAGGAATATCGTAAGGAACTTGCACATGGCTGGAAACCATAATGTATCTCAACACAGGACATTTGATTACAAAGAGCCACTGTATGATATAAAGGAACTTCGGTCTGTTGCACCAGCAGACTTTAAGCAGTCCTTAGACATTCGATCTATTATTGCCCGTATATGTGATGGAAGCGAATTTGATGAATTCAAGAAACTGTATGGCCCTGTGAGGCTTTTCTCTTCCTGAAACTcattattctttattttgaaatgttgattttgtttttcttttaaatcttgtGGTTTGATAATTCTCTATTGTTTATAAAGACACTTGTAACAGGTTTTGCAAGAATATATGGGCAGCCTGTGGGAATAATTGGGAACAATGGTATATTATTCAATGAATCTGCCTTAAAGGGGGCCCATTTCATTGAATTGTGTACTCAGCGTAACATTCCATTGGTCTTCCTTCAGAATATTACAGGATTCATGGTATGTCTGGACTGATGTGTTATACTGTTTTAAGTACTCATAAATTGTGTTTTCAATCTAATAGTGAAGTTTGGAAAGGAATCATATCTACCGAGGCATTCTTGTGTTGTATAGCAAATCAGTTCCACAAAAAGAGTTGGTAGGATTAAAAGCCTGTTTCTTGATGGTACCACAAGTTTGAACCAAGAAGTTAAAATTCACAAGTCCAACTGCACAAATTCAATGTTTACACTTAAGTTTTAGATAAGGGAGGTGATGTTCCAAGTCCTTGAGTTGTAATATTGAAACTATTGCTTGTTTATTTCTTCAGTTATCCACTGAATGCTTGCAGTTATTATGGTAGTCTTGTAACTCCCTTCTGTGAAATTCCCCACAGTTCCTTTATTTTCAACTCTCTCTGTTTTGCCTGTGAAACCTGTCATCCTGTTTTCGGGGACCTTTCCTTGTATCCCAGCATAATTTTGGAGAGTATATTTGTGGCAAGAGAAAGCAGTTGACAATATGCTGGCTGACGTAAAGTTCAATCATTGTCTCTAGTGTGTAGCCTTAAAGTCTCAATTTTGCTTCAAGTAATCTTAATGTCTAATTGTAGCTGATATTTGTAAGTCTGGTATTTGGCTGGAGTTAACTCTAGGAAATTTAGGTGGTTGTTGGGCATTGACATCTTGGATGGCATTCCTTGTTGACTTTCATTGTCTATCTAAAGTGTGGACATATCTTACTGGAGTTTCTGTAATGGATCTTTTTGCACATAAGAATTGTTTCTATTTCATATTGCAGGTTGGGTCTAAATCTGAGGCAAATGGTATAGCTAAATCTGGAGCCAAAATGGTGATGGCAGTTTCTTGTGCAAAGGTTAGCCATTTATTCTTATGTGACAGTTTTTAGTTTCGTATTGTGTCTTGGCCTTCTGATTTCAAAGTCCAGGACCTAACATGCTTTTCAATGTGTTGCAGCATTAAGAGTTTCTGAAACAACAATTTCCTGTAATAGATTTTGATcataaaatcctttttaaattGCTTCAATAGGATCAGTTATTGTTGTGTTTGAAGTTTTTCCCCTTGGTAATTACATTACTAAAAAGAAGGAATGTGTGAAAAGAAATGATATTTTCTACTCTCTCATCTTGGAATTGTATGTCATGTAGGTTCCCAAAATCACTGTTGTTGTGGGTGGAAGCTTTGGAGCTGGAAACTATGCTATGTGTGGACGAGCATATAACCCTAACTTCATGTTCTTCTGGCCAAATGCTAGAATATCTGTGATGGGAGGTGCTCAGGTAGTTTCCTTCCATCATTATTGGATATGACTTTGTCATAATCCTGCTCTACTGTTAACATTGTGGAAATATCTGGGATTGTCAAAAATGTTTTTCACTCAGTTGCCTAAAATGCTGCAATATTACAGGTTCTTTAAGAACTTTATTTATAAAGAGAGTTGTGTTTTTTGTATTTCAACTGTTGATGTGACTCGTTTCATCTCTCCAGTAGCCTTCTAAACTCAACCTTCTCAAGTTGTTTTCAACCTGCGGAATATTTTGTAGGTCTAGTATGTTTTTGTGTGTGCCCACCTGtgctctgtgtgtgtgtgtttttttgtgcggggggggggggggggggtgggtggGTGGGTGTAGTATAGTTCAGTCCGAATTATAACCTAAAGGTACGCAAATCGTTGCCATAAACTCAGATATGATGAATTGGATCCCCAATTTGACCACTCCTAGGAAAAACACAAACTCATTTTTCTCATGCTTGCTATAAGTAGTTGATTTCAGTTGAAAATTGGGAGACAGTGTAAATTCAGTGCTCCTTGGTTTTTGTTTCTCAATTTTATTGCATAATGATCTTCTTCCTTGGCATCACAATGGTGAATTTCCTTCTTAAAACCAAGATAACATTGCTccatttctactttttttttttttggtgttgttTTTTAGGCTGCTGGGGTTCTGACGCAGATAGAAAAGGCCAACAAGAAAAAAGCTGGGGTTCAGGTAGGAATGTGGTTTCGAAATCTTGCAATGATTTTTCCCAGAGCACCTACTGGCATGTTTTATGTTTTACAGTGGACAAAGGAGGAAGAGGAAAAGTTCAAGGCTGATGTTGTGGAGGCGTATGAAAGAGAAGGCAGTGCTTACTATTCAACTGCTAGACTTTGGGATGATGGGATTATTGATCCAGCTGACACAAGAAAAGTCGTAGGCCTTTGTCTCTCTGCCTCCATGAACCGTGGCCGAGAAAATACCAAATATGGTGTATTTAGAATGTAAAATTAAGGCTCTTGTTtttcccaacaaaaaaaaaaagaaaaagaaaataaaaagaacatGCTATCCCAGGAGAGGACGTTTTTACCTCCAAGGATGCTGGTTTAGAGCTTTGAACCTGGATAAACCATACCGGACAGGATGCAAGATTACTTGATGAGATGGATGATTCTTTTGACAATTTGCCAAAAAATGAGCCTTTCTGAGTGTCCGTTTGGCGGAATCCTGACTGTCAATATGCGACTAATGATCCATTCATCTTCTTGATCAGAACAAGTCCAGATGATCTGGGACGGTGATGACAGTGTcagctataaaaaaaaaaaaaaaaaaaaaaaattgagccaAACAGTGTGCACATGGGAATGCTTGCTTCATCTCTGGTTTAAAGCTGGCCTTTTGTAGTTGAAACCTCATGTGTCATCTTAAGGACCTTTACTTGTATTTTGATCCGCGTCGGAAGGTGTTGTCTTTTTTTGTATACAAGTAAATTTCTGGTACAATCACAAGGTGGCGTCTGAAATCCCTGTATTCCAATCCGGGTTAGTTCAAAGGACGCTGGAGTGTCACTGAACAGAGCATCCACGTGGTAGTTCCCCgcgccccaaaaaaaaatgtgaacAGCTCCTGGAAACGCGCCCGTGGCCTAATGGATAAGGCGTCTGACTTCTACTCAGGCGACTGTGGgttcgagtcccattgggcgtGTGTTTGTGCCAAACGATATATGGAGTAAATTGTCTCATCCTTTCCCCGTAAAGGATTGGAGAAATGATTAATGTAAACAAAATGGGAAATTCTCACCTGCTGCATAAAGCTCTCTACGACCCATCTCGTTTTGGTCGGTGATCTCGTCTGTGTGTTTATTCTCCTCCGCCACGGACACACAGCCATTCAACTCATTGGAGGACAACCTTCTGTCCCTAACTACAACACCTGAAAATCCCCTAAATACTACCCCATTTACCCACGTGATTTACCTATACATGCTAAGCCTGAGCCTGAGCCTGAGCCTGATTCGTTTCCCTCGGCAGCATCACCCTGTTTCTCTGCTACCGCTGCATCATTCATTTCCACTCTTCTAGTTCTAATTTCCTTCAAAGCTTTTGCATCTGCTCAAAAGCAGAATAATTGGAATCATACAAAAGTATGGCTTGGACGTGTGCTGGCTACCATTCAACTGCGACGTTCTCGTCCCTTTACCCTCCGGTTCTCCAAGACTGCGGCTTTTCTTCACTGAGACCGCAGACTCTACGGCTGCTCAATCACCCAACTCGGTTCTCATTTTCCCACCAAAAGGGCTATAGGCTTCCACAATCCCCTTCGCCTTTCACGATTCTCTGTCTCCGTGAGCCCAAAGGTAAGGTTCCCAAGTCCCTCATTTTGATGCTCTGCGTAGTACGCCTACGATACTAGTATTAGTTATCGTATCATTTTGGCTTCTGGGACCGCTCCTCCCCCACTTTTTTGGGTGGGGTTGGGGGAGTTCAGTGGAGTAATTGATTGGATGGAAGGACTTCTTGAATAGTTTTTATACTCCCTTTAGCAGATGGGTATGAAGGGTTGTTAGTGAATAGCTGATCAAATTTTTTCCCTGGTGTGGATCTATCTGAATACCCTTTCGTATACTTTATGGTTTGGTTTTGGGATTTAATTAGCAGGAGACTGATGAAAACGAAGAGAAGAGAGGGAAATGGGCAGTTTGAATTCAAAGTAATCTATAGACCATTTGTAATTACTATGCCTGATCCCTAATTCTGAGACAGATAGATTCATTTTCATGTCCGTGCTACCCATCCACTAATCAGTAGGATCTTCAGTAGTTTCAAAGTTTCGATTTAGACTGCAAAATGGACCTGTAACAGCAAAATTTGCTTTTGCTTGTCAAGTTTTGGACCTTCTTGTTGCTAATACGCGTAGTTATTAGTTATAGCATCATTTTTCAATGTCCATCACGGGCAAATCAATACATCGCATCCATTTATTATACAATATAAGCCTGGTTGATATCGTCCAGAATGCCTTTACGTGGCAATGTTCCAAATCTCTACGAATTTGTTGTTACTTCATGCTGGGCTCAGGAAAACCTTGCAAACAACTCTGGCCATGT containing:
- the LOC113726432 gene encoding methylcrotonoyl-CoA carboxylase beta chain, mitochondrial isoform X2, whose protein sequence is MAGILARRISTGRFSSLLGVRCSPVQRQLNNPGTYIFPRSFCCLGVLPDTINRSSESFLKNSQVMEGGGAEAVKRNQSRNKLLPRDRIDRLIDPGSSFLELSQLAGHELYDEPLPSGGIITGIGAVHGKLCLFVANDPTVKGGTYYPITVKKHLRAQEIASQCKLPCIYLVDSGGAFLPKQAEVFPDKENFGRIFYNQALMSAEGIPQIALVLGSCTAGGAYIPAMADESVMVKGNGTIFLAGPPLVKAATGEEVSAEDLGGATVHCKTSGVSDYFAQDELHALAIGRNIVRNLHMAGNHNVSQHRTFDYKEPLYDIKELRSVAPADFKQSLDIRSIIARICDGSEFDEFKKLYGPTLVTGFARIYGQPVGIIGNNGILFNESALKGAHFIELCTQRNIPLVFLQNITGFMVGSKSEANGIAKSGAKMVMAVSCAKVPKITVVVGGSFGAGNYAMCGRAYNPNFMFFWPNARISVMGGAQAAGVLTQIEKANKKKAGVQWTKEEEEKFKADVVEAYEREGSAYYSTARLWDDGIIDPADTRKVVGLCLSASMNRGRENTKYGVFRM
- the LOC113726432 gene encoding methylcrotonoyl-CoA carboxylase beta chain, mitochondrial isoform X1; the protein is MAGILARRISTGRFSSLLGVRCSPVQRQLNNPGTYIFPRSFCCLGVLPDTINRSSESFLKNSQVMEGIISQLHSNIQRVMEGGGAEAVKRNQSRNKLLPRDRIDRLIDPGSSFLELSQLAGHELYDEPLPSGGIITGIGAVHGKLCLFVANDPTVKGGTYYPITVKKHLRAQEIASQCKLPCIYLVDSGGAFLPKQAEVFPDKENFGRIFYNQALMSAEGIPQIALVLGSCTAGGAYIPAMADESVMVKGNGTIFLAGPPLVKAATGEEVSAEDLGGATVHCKTSGVSDYFAQDELHALAIGRNIVRNLHMAGNHNVSQHRTFDYKEPLYDIKELRSVAPADFKQSLDIRSIIARICDGSEFDEFKKLYGPTLVTGFARIYGQPVGIIGNNGILFNESALKGAHFIELCTQRNIPLVFLQNITGFMVGSKSEANGIAKSGAKMVMAVSCAKVPKITVVVGGSFGAGNYAMCGRAYNPNFMFFWPNARISVMGGAQAAGVLTQIEKANKKKAGVQWTKEEEEKFKADVVEAYEREGSAYYSTARLWDDGIIDPADTRKVVGLCLSASMNRGRENTKYGVFRM